One Archangium lipolyticum DNA segment encodes these proteins:
- a CDS encoding prepilin peptidase: protein MLRDQELLAEEGTQNVTPQALEGAAVALIVIMGLLFGSFLNVVIARVPYDQSIVRPRSRCPKCGHQLAWYENIPVLSWMALRARCRSCGQPISWRYPAIELLTALLFFASQRRFGWTPELVSALVMVMVLVPLAFIDLEHWILPHELTLPGIAAGVVLSVPIGMDRLIASVIGAAAGFFVFWALEWLGEKIFKKEALGGGDKFLLALIGAFLGWKVLLGVIFLSSFQGAVVGSLLLLFRGRAGPAPETEVETESAAGPPGVSTEVPPTPAPDAREPSVDSASASPAQEGTGGEGRGDAEGDEDEDDWVPGPTNIPFGPWLALAALEVMLLGPWLREVLPMPIDVLLTGVP from the coding sequence ATGCTGCGCGATCAGGAGCTCCTCGCGGAAGAAGGGACGCAGAACGTGACTCCTCAGGCGTTGGAGGGAGCGGCCGTGGCGCTGATCGTCATCATGGGCCTGCTCTTCGGCAGTTTCTTGAATGTCGTGATCGCCCGTGTGCCTTACGATCAGAGCATCGTCCGGCCGCGCTCGCGTTGCCCCAAGTGTGGGCATCAACTCGCGTGGTACGAGAACATTCCAGTCCTGTCGTGGATGGCATTGCGAGCGCGCTGTCGCTCCTGCGGCCAGCCCATCTCCTGGCGCTACCCGGCCATCGAGCTGCTCACCGCGCTGCTCTTCTTCGCCAGCCAGCGGCGCTTCGGTTGGACTCCGGAGCTGGTGTCCGCCCTGGTGATGGTGATGGTGCTGGTGCCGCTGGCCTTCATCGATCTGGAGCATTGGATCCTCCCTCATGAGCTGACCCTGCCGGGCATCGCCGCCGGTGTGGTGCTGTCGGTGCCCATCGGCATGGATCGGCTGATCGCCTCGGTCATCGGCGCGGCGGCCGGGTTCTTCGTCTTCTGGGCGCTGGAATGGTTGGGGGAGAAGATCTTCAAGAAGGAGGCGCTGGGCGGGGGCGACAAGTTCCTGCTGGCGCTCATCGGCGCCTTCCTCGGCTGGAAGGTGCTGCTCGGCGTCATCTTCCTCTCCTCGTTCCAGGGCGCGGTGGTGGGCTCGCTGCTGCTGCTCTTCCGCGGGCGGGCGGGACCGGCGCCGGAGACGGAAGTGGAGACGGAAAGCGCCGCGGGGCCGCCCGGGGTTTCCACCGAGGTGCCTCCCACCCCGGCGCCCGACGCACGGGAGCCCTCGGTGGACTCCGCCAGCGCCAGCCCGGCGCAGGAGGGGACCGGGGGCGAGGGCCGGGGGGACGCGGAGGGGGATGAGGACGAGGACGACTGGGTCCCGGGCCCCACCAACATTCCGTTCGGTCCCTGGCTGGCGCTCGCCGCGCTCGAGGTGATGCTGCTCGGCCCGTGGCTGCGCGAGGTGCTGCCAATGCCGATCGACGTCCTGCTGACGGGAGTGCCGTGA
- a CDS encoding pilin, which produces MKFQARSKQGEAKSNLKAWFTTERAYLQEKDRYSANIKAIGYAPERGNRYAYYFGDNSKCEVRAVDGTVTVPADQIVECITVDLGKHTTSQDKPDVVKVAGISWLGAGDDPANPGISGTCPGCNVDAYAAGQIDNDKDGVDSWYISTKDAKAAQAPCGSDASEVNAVAGTPYSSFNDVDCDT; this is translated from the coding sequence ATCAAGTTCCAGGCCCGCTCCAAGCAGGGTGAGGCCAAGTCCAACCTGAAGGCCTGGTTCACCACCGAGCGCGCCTACCTGCAGGAGAAGGACCGCTACTCGGCCAACATCAAGGCCATCGGTTATGCCCCCGAGCGCGGCAACCGCTACGCCTACTACTTCGGCGACAACAGCAAGTGCGAGGTTCGCGCCGTCGACGGCACCGTCACCGTCCCCGCCGACCAGATCGTCGAGTGCATCACCGTTGACCTGGGCAAGCACACCACCTCCCAGGACAAGCCGGACGTCGTGAAGGTGGCCGGCATCAGCTGGCTCGGCGCCGGTGACGACCCGGCCAACCCCGGCATCTCCGGCACCTGCCCGGGCTGCAACGTGGACGCCTACGCCGCTGGTCAGATCGACAACGACAAGGACGGCGTGGACTCCTGGTACATCTCGACCAAGGATGCCAAGGCCGCGCAGGCTCCCTGCGGCTCGGACGCCTCCGAGGTCAACGCCGTGGCCGGCACGCCGTACAGCTCCTTCAACGACGTCGACTGCGACACCTAA
- a CDS encoding tetratricopeptide repeat protein, with amino-acid sequence MMRTRAPLLPLIVGVICLGAVAVLAAPPRKPPRGPHQEPMLPRKEVLQVVGRSQLPLLVDYLWIQLLQETGRARTAEEYLDIYPYADLITDLDPQFDTVYRFAGSALPTNLGRETWVNTEESTRLLRKGLPLFPDDVRLLMLLAYNLSTFHKQYREAAQVLEQASKLPGAPEYLSALATRLYAQSGEVEAGMALAQSLVESAEDEETRAAFEQRIRDLEMEAQLQRVDKAIATFRENFGVAPPDIQTLLWLGFLDRPPHDPAGGGFFLGYDERAYSETQRRRLEIFTPGDRGYQWN; translated from the coding sequence ATGATGAGGACACGAGCCCCCCTTCTTCCCCTGATCGTCGGTGTCATCTGCCTGGGCGCAGTGGCCGTGCTGGCCGCCCCTCCGCGCAAGCCGCCGCGAGGTCCCCACCAGGAGCCGATGCTGCCTCGCAAGGAGGTCCTTCAGGTGGTGGGGCGCAGTCAGCTGCCCCTCCTCGTGGACTACCTGTGGATCCAACTCCTCCAGGAGACCGGACGGGCGAGGACCGCCGAGGAGTACCTCGACATCTACCCCTACGCGGATCTCATCACCGACCTGGATCCCCAGTTCGACACCGTCTACCGCTTCGCGGGTAGCGCCCTGCCCACCAATCTCGGACGGGAGACGTGGGTGAACACGGAGGAGTCGACCCGCCTGCTGCGCAAGGGCCTGCCTCTCTTCCCGGATGATGTGCGGCTGCTGATGCTGCTGGCCTACAACCTGAGCACCTTCCACAAGCAGTACCGGGAGGCCGCCCAGGTCCTGGAGCAGGCCTCCAAGCTCCCCGGCGCTCCCGAGTACCTCTCCGCCCTGGCCACTCGCCTCTACGCCCAGTCGGGCGAAGTGGAGGCGGGCATGGCCCTGGCCCAGTCGCTGGTCGAATCCGCGGAGGACGAGGAGACGCGGGCCGCTTTCGAACAACGCATCCGCGATCTGGAGATGGAGGCGCAGTTGCAGCGGGTGGACAAGGCCATCGCCACCTTCCGGGAGAACTTCGGCGTCGCGCCCCCAGACATCCAGACACTCCTGTGGCTGGGCTTCCTGGACCGGCCTCCGCATGATCCCGCCGGAGGCGGCTTCTTCCTCGGCTACGACGAGCGTGCCTACTCGGAGACGCAGCGCCGCCGACTCGAGATCTTCACCCCCGGCGATCGGGGCTACCAGTGGAACTGA
- a CDS encoding ABC transporter ATP-binding protein: MDSNAPIEIRNLSKTYRLGFLMNRQVRALQSLDLTLMPGQVYGLLGPNGAGKSTTIKILMNLVRASEGEARIFGLPPNDKEARRRVGYVPENPAPYEYLTGREFVTLSGRLAGMSGKELDDRVSKVLGMVEMERTAHLQIRRYSKGMVQRVALAQALVSRPSLLILDEPTSGLDPVGRRQIRDLILEERERGTTILFCTHIIPDVEALCERVAVLVGGRRVREGSVAELLSSETTQVELTVEGLPRESIQALGVPLESSQTLDSRVMLRVRESESQPLLKKLLEAGARVTKLQPARFSLEDLFLRALEEARQGPVGGEIS; the protein is encoded by the coding sequence ATGGACTCCAACGCGCCCATCGAAATCCGAAACCTCTCCAAGACCTACCGGCTCGGCTTCTTGATGAACCGTCAGGTCCGCGCCCTTCAGTCGCTGGATCTCACGTTGATGCCGGGTCAGGTGTACGGACTGCTCGGCCCCAACGGAGCCGGCAAGTCCACCACCATCAAGATCCTGATGAACCTGGTGCGCGCTTCCGAGGGGGAGGCCCGCATCTTCGGCCTGCCGCCGAACGACAAGGAAGCGCGGCGCCGCGTGGGCTACGTGCCCGAGAACCCGGCACCGTACGAGTACCTCACCGGCCGCGAGTTCGTCACGCTCTCGGGACGGCTGGCTGGCATGAGCGGCAAGGAGCTGGATGACCGCGTCTCCAAGGTCCTGGGCATGGTGGAGATGGAGCGCACGGCCCACCTGCAGATCCGCCGCTACAGCAAGGGCATGGTGCAGCGCGTGGCGCTGGCCCAGGCGTTGGTGAGCCGGCCCTCGCTGCTCATCCTCGACGAGCCCACCTCGGGCCTGGATCCGGTGGGACGCCGGCAGATCCGCGACCTCATCCTCGAGGAGCGCGAGCGCGGCACCACCATCCTCTTCTGCACGCACATCATCCCGGACGTGGAGGCGCTGTGCGAGCGGGTGGCGGTGCTGGTGGGAGGACGGCGGGTGCGTGAGGGAAGCGTGGCCGAGCTGCTCAGCTCCGAGACGACGCAGGTGGAGCTGACGGTGGAAGGACTGCCGCGGGAGAGCATCCAGGCGCTGGGTGTTCCGCTGGAGTCCTCGCAGACCCTGGACAGCCGCGTGATGCTGCGCGTGCGCGAGTCGGAGTCGCAACCGCTGCTCAAGAAGCTGCTGGAGGCGGGAGCACGGGTGACGAAGCTGCAACCCGCCCGCTTCTCACTCGAAGACCTCTTCCTGCGCGCGCTCGAGGAAGCGCGGCAAGGCCCCGTTGGAGGGGAGATCTCCTGA
- a CDS encoding ABC transporter permease — protein MNPFIALAFNGFREARRNRITLVVGVFALILLLSSTLVVAVTVTTFERVLTDMGLGAMSLTLSLLAIFLSSGLLSREIERRTIFLMVSKPISRGAFLVGRLVGNMLTLTVLLAAMSVLFFLLMAGYGYPVTSAHLTAIVMLWFELWVLSGVGFLMSSFSSQAVSAFVTVSLYFAGHLAGDIYKLAQKSESGLIQKVGRAAYYLLPDLERLNYRPHATYGVVTRMGELLPSAGYALAFTGVLVSLAVLLFNRRDFR, from the coding sequence ATGAATCCCTTCATCGCCCTGGCGTTCAATGGCTTCCGCGAAGCCCGCCGCAACCGCATCACCCTGGTGGTGGGCGTCTTCGCCCTCATCCTGCTGCTGTCCAGCACGCTGGTCGTGGCGGTCACCGTCACCACCTTCGAGCGCGTCCTCACCGACATGGGTCTGGGCGCCATGAGCCTCACCCTGTCACTGCTCGCCATCTTCCTGTCCAGCGGACTGCTGTCGCGGGAGATCGAACGGCGCACCATCTTCCTGATGGTGTCCAAGCCCATCTCGCGCGGTGCCTTCCTGGTGGGACGGCTGGTCGGCAACATGCTCACCCTGACGGTGCTGCTGGCGGCCATGAGCGTGCTGTTCTTCCTGCTGATGGCCGGCTACGGCTACCCCGTCACCTCCGCACACCTCACCGCCATCGTCATGCTGTGGTTCGAGCTGTGGGTGCTCAGTGGCGTGGGCTTCCTGATGTCGAGCTTCTCCAGCCAGGCGGTGTCCGCCTTCGTGACGGTGAGCCTCTACTTCGCCGGGCACCTGGCGGGTGACATCTACAAGCTGGCGCAGAAGTCCGAGAGCGGGCTCATCCAGAAGGTGGGCCGGGCCGCCTACTACCTGCTGCCGGACCTGGAGCGGCTCAACTACCGCCCCCATGCCACCTACGGCGTGGTCACCCGTATGGGCGAGTTGCTGCCCTCCGCGGGCTACGCCCTCGCCTTCACGGGCGTGCTGGTGTCCCTGGCCGTCCTCCTCTTCAACAGGCGGGACTTCCGCTAG
- a CDS encoding sigma-54-dependent transcriptional regulator, protein MHILVVDDELSMREFLEVLLTRAGYQVTCADSVRAAREVLGSKPVDLVITDMKLGASQSGMDVLRGARALAEPPEVIVITAFGTAASAVEAMREGAYDYIGKPFDNEELKLLVQKALEKRELRRENVSLREHLVPGAGVIGVGRSERMRAVWNLVEKVAPTRSTVLIHGESGTGKELIAKAIHLKSPRAGQPFLPVNCAALNEGVLESELFGHVKGAFTGATQERPGLLVHAGEGTVFLDEIGEIPPATQVKLLRVLQEKKVKPVGSASEVPFHARVLAATNKRLEAEVKAGRFREDLFYRLNVITLELPPLRERASDIPLLAEHFLERQRKELGRLGLRFSPEAMSVLSSYAFPGNVRQLENIVERAATLADGDVLTLAALPPSLRGEPERPSAEQGQVSLGAGFSLERHLDDAERRYLVAAMAQAGGVKTRAADLLGLTFRSFRYRLAKHGLSDQDDEP, encoded by the coding sequence GTGCACATCCTGGTGGTGGACGATGAGCTGTCGATGCGCGAGTTCCTGGAGGTGCTGCTCACCCGGGCGGGCTATCAGGTGACGTGCGCGGACAGCGTACGGGCGGCCAGGGAGGTGCTGGGCTCCAAGCCGGTGGACCTGGTCATCACCGACATGAAGCTGGGGGCCTCGCAGAGTGGCATGGACGTGCTGCGCGGGGCGCGAGCCCTGGCCGAGCCGCCCGAGGTCATCGTCATCACCGCCTTCGGCACGGCGGCCTCGGCGGTGGAGGCCATGCGCGAGGGGGCGTACGACTACATCGGCAAGCCCTTCGACAACGAGGAGCTCAAGCTGCTGGTGCAGAAGGCGCTGGAGAAGCGCGAGCTGCGCCGGGAGAACGTCTCGCTGCGCGAGCACCTGGTGCCCGGGGCGGGCGTCATCGGGGTGGGCCGCAGCGAGCGGATGCGGGCGGTGTGGAACCTGGTGGAGAAGGTGGCGCCCACCCGCTCCACAGTCCTCATCCACGGTGAGAGCGGGACGGGCAAGGAGCTCATCGCCAAGGCCATCCATCTCAAGAGCCCGCGTGCCGGCCAGCCCTTCCTCCCCGTCAACTGCGCGGCGCTCAACGAGGGCGTGCTGGAGAGTGAGCTCTTCGGCCACGTGAAGGGGGCCTTCACTGGCGCCACGCAGGAGCGGCCGGGCCTGCTCGTGCACGCGGGGGAGGGGACGGTATTCCTCGACGAGATCGGCGAGATACCGCCGGCCACCCAGGTGAAGCTGCTGCGCGTGCTCCAGGAGAAGAAGGTGAAGCCGGTGGGCAGCGCGTCGGAGGTGCCCTTCCACGCGCGCGTGCTGGCGGCCACCAACAAGCGTCTGGAGGCCGAGGTGAAGGCGGGGCGCTTCCGCGAGGATCTCTTCTACCGTCTCAACGTCATCACGCTGGAGCTGCCGCCCCTGCGAGAGCGCGCCAGCGACATTCCCCTGCTCGCCGAGCACTTCCTCGAGCGGCAGCGCAAGGAGTTGGGGCGGCTGGGGCTGCGCTTCTCCCCGGAGGCCATGTCCGTACTGTCCTCCTACGCCTTCCCCGGCAACGTGCGCCAGTTGGAGAACATCGTCGAGCGCGCGGCCACGCTGGCGGATGGGGACGTGCTGACGCTGGCCGCGCTGCCTCCCTCGCTGCGAGGGGAGCCGGAGCGGCCCTCGGCGGAGCAGGGACAGGTGTCACTCGGCGCCGGCTTCTCGCTGGAGCGCCACCTGGATGATGCCGAGCGGCGCTACCTGGTGGCCGCCATGGCCCAGGCGGGCGGGGTGAAGACGCGGGCGGCGGATCTGCTCGGACTGACGTTCCGCTCCTTCCGCTACCGTCTGGCCAAGCACGGACTGTCCGACCAGGACGACGAGCCGTGA
- a CDS encoding two-component system sensor histidine kinase NtrB, producing MPSSSVGGRLVLAAPPEADALRTRLIWLTVFRTVAVSLSLIAVAVRLFVQPLEEPSRVDMLSFAVIGLVYVFTLVYGLMLRRGEVGRVAAAVQVVGDLVIASALVFLTGVGDSPFTFLYLLTVIVASMVLDGRGALISAGAGALAYASLLVAVKFNWLVPPISATTPTRGRFAFLMASNVLALFLIAVLAGYLARQLSATGGQLSARVADLKRLDVLQRQILACMPSGLITCNAAGAVTFVNRAAISILSLESRLAPGTHVEALLPGALGPDVRLRRRELTVRTSSGLRTLGLTVTELEGSELGTLIVFQDLTELRRIEEDLKRADRLASLGTLAAQLAHEIRNPLAAMRGSAQLLVQDPGTDPGSARLVAILLRESDRLSKLVEDFLRFARPPPPNKQELELEVLVAETVDMLRADPIARQVRVETVLAPLRVPVDADQLRQVLINILRNAFQAAGEGGGVRVSLEALGEQALLRIWDSAGSIPASDLSRIFEPFFSTREGGTGLGLSTAYSIVRAHGGNIRVSSSPREGTEFLIQLPLQG from the coding sequence GTGCCGTCAAGTAGCGTCGGCGGCCGTCTGGTCCTCGCCGCTCCGCCCGAGGCGGACGCGCTTCGCACGCGGCTGATCTGGCTCACCGTGTTCCGCACGGTGGCCGTCAGCCTGTCGTTGATCGCCGTCGCCGTCCGCCTGTTCGTCCAGCCTCTCGAAGAGCCCAGCCGCGTGGACATGCTGTCCTTCGCGGTCATCGGGCTCGTGTACGTCTTCACCCTCGTCTATGGCCTCATGCTGCGCCGGGGCGAGGTGGGCCGGGTGGCGGCGGCGGTACAGGTGGTGGGGGACCTGGTCATCGCCTCGGCGCTCGTGTTCCTCACGGGCGTGGGGGACAGCCCCTTCACCTTCCTCTACCTGCTGACGGTCATCGTCGCGAGCATGGTGCTGGATGGCCGGGGAGCACTCATCTCCGCGGGGGCTGGCGCGCTCGCCTACGCCTCGCTGCTGGTGGCGGTGAAGTTCAACTGGTTGGTGCCGCCCATCAGCGCCACCACCCCGACGCGAGGCCGGTTCGCCTTCCTGATGGCCAGCAACGTCCTGGCCCTCTTCCTCATCGCCGTGCTGGCGGGCTACCTGGCGCGCCAGCTGTCGGCGACCGGTGGCCAGCTGTCCGCGCGCGTGGCGGACCTCAAGCGGTTGGACGTCCTGCAGCGGCAGATCCTCGCCTGCATGCCCTCGGGGCTCATCACCTGCAACGCGGCCGGAGCCGTCACCTTCGTCAACCGTGCCGCCATCTCCATCCTGTCGCTGGAGTCGCGGTTGGCGCCGGGCACGCACGTGGAGGCGCTGCTACCGGGAGCGCTGGGGCCGGATGTCCGCCTGCGCCGCAGGGAGCTGACGGTCCGCACGTCGTCCGGCCTGCGCACGCTGGGGTTGACGGTGACGGAGCTGGAGGGCAGCGAGCTGGGGACGCTCATCGTCTTCCAGGATCTCACCGAGCTGCGCCGCATCGAGGAGGACCTGAAGCGCGCGGACCGGCTGGCGTCCCTGGGGACGCTGGCCGCCCAGCTGGCGCATGAGATTCGCAACCCGCTGGCGGCCATGCGGGGCTCGGCGCAGCTGCTGGTGCAGGATCCGGGGACGGACCCGGGCTCGGCCAGGCTGGTGGCGATATTGCTGCGCGAGTCGGACCGGCTCTCCAAGCTGGTGGAGGATTTCCTGCGCTTCGCCCGGCCACCACCACCCAACAAGCAGGAGTTGGAGCTGGAGGTGCTGGTGGCGGAGACGGTGGACATGCTGAGGGCGGATCCGATCGCCCGGCAGGTGCGGGTGGAGACGGTACTGGCACCCCTGCGCGTGCCGGTGGACGCGGACCAGCTCCGGCAGGTCCTCATCAACATCCTGCGCAACGCCTTCCAGGCGGCCGGCGAGGGAGGCGGGGTGCGGGTGTCGTTGGAGGCCCTGGGGGAGCAAGCCTTGCTGCGCATCTGGGACTCGGCCGGCAGCATTCCCGCCTCGGACCTGTCGCGCATCTTCGAGCCCTTCTTCAGCACCCGGGAGGGCGGCACCGGGTTGGGACTGTCCACTGCGTACTCCATCGTGCGGGCACATGGTGGCAACATCCGGGTGTCCTCCTCTCCGCGGGAGGGCACCGAGTTCCTCATTCAGTTGCCCCTGCAGGGTTGA
- a CDS encoding type II secretion system F family protein, translating to MAATATQKAAPQKSKNTAQFLWEAKTKSGETKKGEMEAADIEAVNARLKSLGLNPVKVRRKGMLDSNLDLGFLAGGVTGKDILIFTRQFATMIDAGLPLVQCLDILGSQMDNPAFRKVVFAIKTKVEQGSTFADALADHPKVFDELFVQLCAAGEVGGILDTILNRLAAYREKNEKLKRKVKGAMTYPAIVILVAFGVTALLLLKVTPTFEKMFKDFGQALPAPTQFVVDLSAVAQEYYLHAFGAVVLAAVSFTYSYRHPQGRRFWDKVFLMAPLFGPVIRKVAVARFTRTLGTMISSGVPILDALDVTAKTAGNRTVEEAIYFVRGKIAEGKNIAGPLLETKVFPPMVVQMIGVGEATGAMDTMLNKIADFYDDEVDTAVAALTSMIEPLLMVFLGGVVGGFLIAMYLPIFSIAGAVK from the coding sequence ATGGCTGCAACGGCGACTCAGAAAGCTGCACCCCAGAAGTCCAAGAACACGGCCCAGTTCCTCTGGGAGGCCAAGACCAAGTCTGGTGAGACCAAGAAGGGCGAGATGGAGGCCGCCGACATCGAGGCGGTCAACGCGCGCCTCAAGTCGCTCGGTCTCAATCCGGTCAAGGTCCGCCGCAAGGGGATGCTGGATTCCAACCTTGACCTGGGCTTCCTGGCCGGAGGCGTGACGGGCAAGGACATCCTCATCTTCACCCGTCAGTTCGCCACGATGATCGACGCCGGCCTGCCGCTGGTGCAGTGCCTCGACATCCTGGGCAGCCAGATGGACAACCCGGCCTTCCGCAAGGTCGTGTTCGCCATCAAGACCAAGGTGGAGCAGGGCTCCACCTTCGCGGACGCGCTGGCGGACCACCCCAAGGTGTTCGACGAGCTCTTCGTCCAGCTGTGCGCCGCGGGTGAGGTGGGCGGTATCCTCGATACCATCCTCAACCGCCTCGCGGCCTACCGCGAGAAGAACGAGAAGCTCAAGCGCAAGGTCAAGGGCGCGATGACCTACCCGGCCATCGTCATCCTGGTGGCCTTCGGCGTGACGGCGCTGCTGCTCCTCAAGGTGACGCCGACGTTCGAGAAGATGTTCAAGGACTTCGGTCAGGCGCTGCCCGCGCCCACCCAGTTCGTGGTGGACCTGTCCGCCGTGGCGCAGGAGTACTACCTGCACGCCTTCGGCGCCGTCGTCCTCGCGGCCGTCTCCTTCACGTACTCGTACCGTCACCCGCAGGGCCGGCGGTTCTGGGACAAGGTCTTCCTGATGGCGCCGCTCTTCGGGCCCGTCATCCGCAAGGTGGCGGTGGCGCGCTTCACCCGGACGCTCGGCACGATGATCTCCTCGGGCGTGCCCATCCTGGACGCGCTGGACGTGACGGCGAAGACGGCCGGTAACCGCACGGTGGAAGAGGCCATCTACTTCGTGCGCGGGAAGATCGCCGAGGGCAAGAACATCGCCGGTCCGCTGCTGGAGACGAAGGTGTTCCCGCCCATGGTGGTGCAGATGATCGGCGTGGGCGAGGCCACGGGCGCCATGGACACGATGCTCAACAAGATCGCCGACTTCTACGACGACGAGGTGGACACGGCGGTCGCGGCCCTCACGTCGATGATCGAACCGCTCCTCATGGTGTTCCTGGGCGGCGTGGTCGGTGGCTTCCTCATCGCCATGTACCTGCCCATCTTCTCCATCGCCGGTGCCGTCAAGTAG
- a CDS encoding type IV pilus twitching motility protein PilT translates to MNLHQLLKAMVEKGASDLHITTGSPPQLRVDGELVPLKTAQLTPVETKQLCYSILTDAQKHKFEEENELDLSFGVKGLSRFRANIYMQRGAVAGAFRTIPFKILTFQELGLPPVVAELVKKPRGLILVTGPTGSGKSTTLASMVDKINTDRHEHIMTIEDPIEYLHPHKNCLVNQREVGADTRSFKTALKYILRQDPDVVLVGELRDLETIEAALVIAETGHTCYATLHTNSAVQTINRVLDVFPPYQQPQVRAQLSFVLEGVMSQALIAKAGSPGRVLALEVMIPNPAIRNLIREDKVHQVYSAMQVGQAKFGMQTFNQALAALLARRLISQDEAFGRSSDPDELRNILSGAGAAGMPGQRPAGPGAR, encoded by the coding sequence GTGAATCTGCATCAGCTGCTCAAGGCGATGGTCGAGAAGGGCGCTTCCGACCTCCACATCACCACCGGCTCCCCGCCCCAGCTCCGCGTGGACGGCGAGCTGGTGCCGCTCAAGACGGCCCAGCTCACCCCGGTGGAGACCAAGCAGCTCTGCTACTCCATCCTCACGGACGCTCAGAAGCACAAGTTCGAGGAGGAGAACGAGCTCGACCTGTCCTTCGGTGTGAAGGGGCTGTCCCGCTTCCGCGCCAACATCTACATGCAGCGCGGCGCGGTGGCCGGTGCCTTCCGCACCATTCCCTTCAAGATCCTCACGTTCCAGGAGCTCGGCCTGCCTCCCGTGGTGGCCGAGCTGGTGAAGAAGCCGCGCGGCCTCATCCTGGTGACGGGTCCCACGGGCTCGGGCAAGTCCACCACGCTGGCGTCGATGGTCGACAAGATCAACACCGACCGTCATGAGCACATCATGACGATCGAGGATCCGATCGAGTACCTGCACCCGCACAAGAACTGCCTGGTGAACCAGCGCGAGGTGGGTGCCGACACGCGCAGCTTCAAGACGGCGCTCAAGTACATCCTCCGCCAGGATCCGGACGTGGTGCTGGTGGGCGAGCTCCGCGACCTGGAGACCATCGAGGCGGCGCTCGTCATCGCCGAGACGGGCCACACCTGCTACGCCACGCTGCACACCAACAGCGCGGTGCAGACCATCAACCGCGTGCTGGACGTGTTCCCGCCCTACCAGCAGCCGCAGGTGCGAGCGCAGCTGTCGTTCGTGCTGGAAGGCGTGATGAGCCAGGCGCTCATCGCCAAGGCGGGCTCCCCGGGCCGCGTGCTGGCGCTGGAGGTGATGATCCCCAACCCCGCCATCCGCAACCTCATCCGCGAGGACAAGGTGCACCAGGTGTACTCGGCGATGCAGGTGGGTCAGGCCAAGTTCGGCATGCAGACCTTCAATCAGGCCCTGGCGGCGCTGCTGGCGCGGCGCCTCATCAGCCAGGACGAGGCCTTCGGACGCTCGAGCGACCCGGACGAGCTGCGCAATATCCTGTCGGGTGCCGGCGCCGCTGGCATGCCTGGTCAGCGTCCGGCTGGACCGGGCGCACGGTAA